In Cydia fagiglandana chromosome 3, ilCydFagi1.1, whole genome shotgun sequence, the following are encoded in one genomic region:
- the LOC134679885 gene encoding transcription factor Ken, whose protein sequence is MFDSNLLLNFYNEIAHRSLQLASAGMMGEGLLTLTYGKHHACILNEVGAAWRGARYSDLVLVCDDAVPLAAHRIVMAAASPLIRKILDDTPATESPVTIHMSGINSTLMRHLLVFLYSGQAYIESGEIDDMQELFELLEIKSDVWKSTKERQQAEERNRSCDRQKAKTLKTDINSNESSKHDAPSGSSHSESDRVTPSAGFSKDKEELSIKKENSSSNDERDEEEQEDKECGRLAGRRRSSSNPVNLSVARTSENAGSEHEDSQDVDVETVAAKNVNRRRSTSSSQEDPPPEPMYRRQLLSDRLGRGIERAKRKSHYIEPPELDLRTVKLEDYAHLKPPDADLMSLVQTSPENYVVTPHRKRRPGFHNSPSQNPPFVSFPPSYLEEMAHLRYTQGPGSVAAVAAGARLGALHPLSASAPPYLPERSVTPPAGAHDDGLKYRPPSAGSWGPWLCQPQMGGDEPPSAEHEQGSSKQAPVREYRCEYCGKQFGMSWNLKTHLRVHTGEKPFACRLCVAMFKQKAHLLKHLCSVHRNVISSSDNDGRTNTPGRFNCCFCQLTFEALPELIRHLSGPHNSLLLSKNLHE, encoded by the exons TGCTGGAATGATGGGCGAGGGCCTGCTGACTCTCACGTACGGCAAGCACCACGCCTGCATCCTGAACGAGGTGGGCGCGGCGTGGCGCGGCGCGCGCTACTCCGACCTCGTGCTGGTGTGCGACGACGCCGTGCCGCTGGCCGCGCACCGGATCGTCATGGCCGCGGCTAGCCCGCTCATCAG GAAAATCCTCGATGACACGCCGGCCACGGAGAGCCCCGTCACCATCCACATGTCGGGCATCAACAGCACGCTGATGAGGCATCTCCTGGTCTTCCTCTACAGCGGTCAGGCCTACATTGAA TCCGGAGAAATCGATGACATGCAAGAACTGTTCGAGCTCCTAGAAATTAAATCAGACGTTTGGAAATCAACAAAGGAACGCCAGCAAGCGGAAGAACGGAACAGATCTTGCGACAGACAAAAAGCGAAAACCCTCAAAACGGACATCAACAGCAATGAAAGCAGTAAACACGACGCACCATCAGGCTCTTCGCATTCGGAAAGCGACAGAGTAACACCAAGCGCGGGCTTCAGCAAAGACAAAGAagaattaagtataaagaaagAGAACTCGAGTAGTAACGATGAGAGGGATGAGGAGGAACAGGAGGATAAGGAGTGCGGGCGGCTGGCGGGGCGGCGGAGAAGCTCGTCCAACCCGGTCAACCTGTCGGTGGCTAGGACCTCGGAGAACGCGGGCAGTGAGCACGAGGACTCGCAGGATGTGGACGTGGAAACAGTTGCAGCGAAG AACGTTAACAGAAGAAGATCTACTTCATCCAGTCAAGAAGATCCGCCGCCTGAACCCATGTACAGAAGACAGTTGCTTAGTGATCGATTAGGCCGAGGAATCGAGAGGGCGAAGCGGAAGTCACACTATATAGAACCTCCAGAGCTCGATTTACGGACTGTAAAACTAGAAGACTACGCGCATCTTAAACCTCCTGACGCAGATCTGATGTCACTCGTGCAAACTTCACCGGAAAATTATGTTGTAACACCTCATCGGAAACGACGACCCGGCTTTCACAACTCTCCTTCTCAGAATCCTCCGTTCGTTTCATTTCCACCAAGTTACTTAGAAGAGATGGCGCATCTACGGTATACGCAAGGACCGGGCAGCGTGGCTGCAGTAGCTGCCGGAGCTCGCCTCGGGGCGTTGCACCCGCTCAGTGCGTCCGCGCCGCCCTACCTTCCCGAAAGGAGCGTGACGCCTCCCGCGGGAGCGCATGATGACGGCCTAAAATACCGACCTCCCAGCGCAGGTTCGTGGGGACCCTGGCTCTGTCAGCCTCAGATGGGTGGCGACGAACCTCCATCGGCGGAGCACGAACAAGGCTCCAGCAAACAAGCGCCAGTTCGGGAGTACCGCTGCGAGTATTGCGGCAAACAATTCGGCATGTCGTGGAATCTCAAGACTCACCTCCGAGTCCACACAGGCGAGAAACCTTTCGCCTGCCGGCTCTGCGTGGCCATGTTCAAACAGAAAGCGCACCTGCTGAAGCACTTGTGTTCGGTCCATCGTAACGTGATATCGTCGAGCGACAACGACGGCCGGACCAACACACCCGGCCGCTTCAACTGCTGCTTCTGCCAGCTGACGTTCGAAGCGTTGCCGGAACTCATTAGACACTTGTCGGGCCCGCACAATAGCTTGCTCCTCAGCAAGAACCTGCACGAATGA